The DNA region AAAAGCATTTTTTGAACATATGCCGCTAAGGCGCAATGAGACCAAACCTGACCAGATTTGGCGGAAATTTTCATTCGGTGCCACGGCCGATATTTTCGTTTTAGATTGCCGCACCGAAAGGCGGCCATCGTTCGGGCGCTATATGTCCAGAGCACAAATGGACTGGCTCAAACAGGGCTTATTCGAATCAGGTGCCATGTTCAAAATTATTATGAACTCAGTGCCAATTAGCGAATTCCCTTTTCCCATGGCAAGCGACCGATGGGAGGGATATCCCGTCCAAAGACAAGAGATATTAGGCTTCATCGATGAATTCCGAATCCCCGGCATCCTGTGGGTATCAGGCGATTTTCATTTCACCAGCAAAGGCCGAGTATCCAAAAAAGGCTTCGGCGCTAATCAAATAGAAGTTCTAGCCGGCCCCGGCGCGCAACTCCCAAACGTAGCAGGGTATGCCTTAAAGACATCCTCTCAATTCGACTGGGTTCACGTGAAGAATAGCTACTTGGTCATTGATTGCGACGTTAAAACCCAAAGCATCAAAATCGAACCCATCTTCGGAGACTAGCCTAAGGTGGTTTTGAATCGGTTATAGCTTAACGCCATTAAGAAAATAGCCATAGCGGATAAGATGCATAGATGGTGAATAACCAACTGTGCATCTCCGCCTTTAAGCATGATATTTCTGAGCAATTCCAAAAAGTACGTCAGCGGATTGATATAAGTCAGCACCTTCATAAATGCCGGGATATTTTCAACGGGAAAAAGCAGTCCTGACAACATTTGCATGGGATAAAGACATAAAAATCCGGCAAGCATCGCTTGTTGCTGCGTTTTTGAAATGGTTGAAATCAAAATCCCCATGGCGACCGACGAGCAGACAAAGATAAGCACTGCCAGAAATAACACCAAAAAGGAGCCATGCATTGGGACATTAAAGCCAAACATGGCCACTGCCAAAATCAGCGGCAAGTTAAATAGCCCAATCAACACGAACGGAATCGCCTTACCCAGCAGAATCTCCATCGGAGTGGCTGGTGAAGATAAAAGCATCTCAAAAGTACCCAGCTCTTTTTCTCTAGAAACCGCTAGGGCCGTGAAAAATAAAGTGGTCATCAAAACCAGCATGCCCATCACCGCTGGCACTTGGAAAACAGCCGTTCTCATGGAAGGATTATACAGAATGCGCATCTTAAGATTGATGGGCGCAGGCGTTGCTCCTATTTTCATCTCTTTAGCAGTCACGTTTCGGATAATCTCTCGCAAGTAATTCTCGGCGCTTTGAGCTCTAATAACGTTGGATGCGTTGATTAACAGCTGCAGTTGACCTTCGCCCCGCCCTACCGACTGGGTAAAGCCCTCGGGTGGAGGGATTAATACGACGTCTGCTTCGTTCGCTTGGATCTGAGCCATTGGGTCTGTGTGTTTCACCACGGCTGGAACGAGCCAGCCGGACGCGTAGGCATGCTCGCCGATCTGCTGCAGCACCGCATCACCTTCAATACCAACGATAGATAGTCTGATGTTATGAACGTCTGTAGACAGTGCAAAGCCGAACAAAACCAGCTGCATGATGGGCATCATAATCAGCAAGGCCCGCATTCTAGGG from Myxococcota bacterium includes:
- a CDS encoding ABC transporter permease, which gives rise to MRFVNQTILGFIKKELRQALRDPRMRALLIMMPIMQLVLFGFALSTDVHNIRLSIVGIEGDAVLQQIGEHAYASGWLVPAVVKHTDPMAQIQANEADVVLIPPPEGFTQSVGRGEGQLQLLINASNVIRAQSAENYLREIIRNVTAKEMKIGATPAPINLKMRILYNPSMRTAVFQVPAVMGMLVLMTTLFFTALAVSREKELGTFEMLLSSPATPMEILLGKAIPFVLIGLFNLPLILAVAMFGFNVPMHGSFLVLFLAVLIFVCSSVAMGILISTISKTQQQAMLAGFLCLYPMQMLSGLLFPVENIPAFMKVLTYINPLTYFLELLRNIMLKGGDAQLVIHHLCILSAMAIFLMALSYNRFKTTLG